One part of the Hyphomicrobiales bacterium genome encodes these proteins:
- a CDS encoding alpha-ketoglutarate-dependent dioxygenase AlkB: MIDRSALNAVPTRQEGALLFPQVLNADAQQDLVVALRAVLAAAPLFQPVMPRTGKPLSVRMSNCGKLGWVADRSGYRYQAEHPVTGEPWPPIPALLMDLWSAVAPDAAEPQACLINWYQPDAKMGLHQDRDEQTFDAPVVSVSLGDDALFRLGGTERGGKTEGIRLKSGDVFVLGGPARLAFHGVSRVYSGTSTLLEAPGRINLTLRRVHP, from the coding sequence ATGATTGACCGTTCTGCGTTGAACGCGGTGCCAACACGCCAAGAAGGCGCGCTGCTTTTCCCCCAGGTGCTGAATGCGGACGCACAACAGGATCTGGTTGTTGCACTGCGTGCGGTGTTGGCAGCAGCGCCGCTGTTCCAGCCGGTGATGCCCCGGACCGGCAAACCCCTGTCGGTGCGCATGTCCAATTGCGGCAAGCTCGGTTGGGTGGCGGACCGATCCGGCTATCGCTATCAAGCCGAACACCCTGTGACGGGTGAACCCTGGCCGCCGATCCCTGCCCTCTTGATGGATCTTTGGAGTGCTGTCGCTCCCGATGCAGCCGAGCCACAGGCCTGCCTCATCAACTGGTATCAGCCGGACGCCAAAATGGGTCTGCATCAGGATCGCGACGAGCAGACGTTCGATGCGCCCGTGGTCTCCGTGTCGCTGGGCGATGATGCACTGTTTCGCCTAGGCGGCACGGAGCGCGGCGGGAAAACTGAGGGCATTCGCCTCAAATCCGGCGATGTCTTTGTGCTCGGTGGCCCGGCGCGGCTCGCTTTTCACGGCGTCTCGCGGGTTTATTCCGGCACTTCCACACTCTTGGAGGCGCCGGGGCGCATCAATCTCACCTTGCGACGGGTACATCCATGA
- the fosX gene encoding FosX/FosE/FosI family fosfomycin resistance thiol transferase: MTGLSHMTFIVSDLDAMEAILTEVLGAKRIYDSGEETFSLSRERFFDVAGLWIATMEGKPLPSRTYNHIAFKIDESAYDACLSRIRALGLDVRESRPRVEGEGRSIYFHDHDNHLFELHTGTLQERLARYGRAQAAIGS, from the coding sequence ATCACAGGCCTCAGCCACATGACTTTCATCGTCTCCGATCTGGATGCGATGGAGGCAATCCTCACCGAGGTGCTCGGCGCGAAGCGGATTTACGACAGCGGCGAAGAAACGTTTTCGCTGTCACGCGAAAGGTTTTTCGATGTGGCTGGCCTTTGGATCGCAACGATGGAAGGCAAACCACTGCCAAGCAGGACCTACAACCACATCGCGTTCAAGATCGACGAAAGCGCCTATGATGCCTGCCTGTCACGCATCAGGGCGCTAGGGCTCGACGTGCGCGAAAGCCGCCCGCGCGTCGAGGGCGAAGGCCGCTCGATCTATTTCCACGACCACGATAATCATCTGTTCGAGTTGCACACCGGCACGCTACAAGAGCGCCTGGCGCGGTATGGGCGCGCTCAGGCGGCCATTGGCTCGTAA
- a CDS encoding VOC family protein, whose amino-acid sequence MTPHGHFHWNELQTRDLAAAKKLYADSVGWTFEEMPMPDGTIYIVCNAGGEPVGGMFDISKSDSFEGMPTQWMSYVAIDDVDAALEKAKAAGAIVMGEPFDVQGVGRIAMVQQPDGAMVGWMTPSYEPMAA is encoded by the coding sequence ATGACACCACACGGCCATTTTCACTGGAACGAGCTGCAAACACGCGATCTTGCAGCCGCCAAGAAACTCTATGCCGACTCGGTCGGTTGGACCTTTGAAGAAATGCCGATGCCGGACGGCACGATCTACATTGTCTGCAACGCGGGCGGCGAGCCGGTCGGCGGCATGTTCGACATTTCCAAAAGCGACAGTTTTGAGGGCATGCCCACGCAATGGATGTCCTATGTCGCGATCGATGATGTCGATGCGGCACTGGAGAAAGCCAAAGCTGCAGGCGCAATCGTCATGGGTGAACCGTTTGACGTTCAAGGTGTCGGTCGCATCGCCATGGTGCAGCAACCCGACGGCGCAATGGTCGGCTGGATGACACCCTCTTACGAGCCAATGGCCGCCTGA
- the grpE gene encoding nucleotide exchange factor GrpE produces the protein MEREMRAEEEAEAAEAGVDSGSDADGEASSAWENPPEGGDEPNYEAVIGALQDELEQARDQRIRAAAEMENLRRRTAREVADAKKFAVSSFARDLLSVSDNLTRALTVVADEEKAAAGEVWKNLLEGVEMTERELLSVFDKNGVKKINPEGERFDPNQHQAMFEVPDPSQPSGLVTQVVAPGFMIGERVLRPAMVGVTKGGPKPTASTESKAEEPTPANDTAASQPGTGEPGESVDKSA, from the coding sequence ATGGAACGTGAGATGCGCGCTGAAGAGGAAGCCGAGGCTGCCGAAGCTGGCGTGGATTCCGGTTCCGACGCGGACGGCGAGGCCTCCAGTGCTTGGGAAAATCCGCCTGAAGGTGGCGATGAACCCAATTACGAGGCGGTGATCGGCGCCCTTCAGGACGAACTGGAACAGGCCCGCGACCAGCGCATTCGCGCCGCGGCCGAAATGGAAAATCTGCGCCGTCGCACGGCGCGCGAAGTGGCGGATGCGAAGAAATTCGCTGTTTCGTCGTTTGCCCGCGACCTGCTTTCGGTGTCCGACAATCTGACTCGCGCGCTGACCGTGGTGGCGGATGAGGAAAAGGCCGCCGCCGGCGAGGTTTGGAAAAACCTGCTGGAAGGCGTTGAGATGACCGAGCGGGAGCTTCTGTCGGTTTTCGACAAAAACGGCGTGAAGAAGATCAACCCGGAAGGCGAGCGATTCGATCCCAACCAGCATCAGGCAATGTTCGAAGTGCCCGACCCGAGCCAGCCGTCTGGCCTGGTGACGCAGGTCGTTGCGCCGGGTTTCATGATCGGCGAGCGCGTTCTGCGCCCGGCGATGGTCGGCGTGACCAAAGGTGGTCCGAAGCCAACTGCATCGACGGAGTCTAAGGCCGAAGAACCAACACCGGCCAATGATACCGCAGCCAGCCAGCCCGGCACCGGCGAGCCGGGTGAAAGCGTCGATAAGTCGGCTTAG
- the hrcA gene encoding heat-inducible transcriptional repressor HrcA, whose amino-acid sequence MTGPAPRLDDLDERSRDIFRRVVDHYLTLGEPLGSRTLSRDLTKSNAMPTLSPATIRNVMSDLEALGLVFAPHVSAGRLPTELGLRFFVDAFMEVGAIPPEARAALDDNIGTGRPKGSVEDALTETSSLLSGLTAGAGLVLASKSDTRLKHIEFIRLEPTKGLVVLVGEDGNIENRLIDLPEGLPASALTEAANFLNAHLRGKTLGEAQRALAERERAVAAELDKLTRQVVDAGIASWAGAEEGKPRQLIIRGRANLLEDVSAVEDLERIRLLFEDLDSKKELARLLSAAETADGVRIFIGSENKLFSLSGSSMIVAPYHDEAGTIVGAVGVIGPTRLNYQRIVPVVDYTASLVSKLVSPGRS is encoded by the coding sequence ATGACCGGCCCAGCACCACGCCTTGATGATCTGGACGAGCGCTCGCGCGACATCTTTCGCCGTGTCGTCGATCATTACCTGACGCTGGGCGAGCCGCTGGGCTCACGCACGCTGTCGCGCGATCTCACCAAATCCAACGCGATGCCAACATTGTCGCCGGCAACGATCCGCAACGTCATGAGCGATTTGGAAGCGCTTGGCCTGGTGTTTGCTCCGCACGTCTCCGCCGGGCGGTTGCCAACCGAGCTTGGCCTGCGGTTTTTCGTCGATGCTTTCATGGAAGTCGGTGCGATCCCGCCCGAGGCGCGTGCCGCGCTGGACGACAATATCGGCACGGGAAGGCCGAAGGGCTCGGTCGAAGACGCGCTGACGGAGACGTCGTCCCTGCTTTCCGGCCTGACAGCCGGCGCGGGCCTTGTGCTGGCATCCAAGAGCGACACCCGTCTGAAACATATTGAATTCATCCGGCTTGAGCCAACCAAGGGCCTGGTGGTTCTGGTCGGCGAAGACGGAAACATTGAAAACCGGTTGATCGATCTGCCCGAAGGCCTTCCGGCTTCCGCGCTCACCGAGGCGGCCAACTTCCTCAACGCCCATCTGCGCGGCAAAACGCTGGGCGAAGCGCAGCGCGCGCTGGCTGAACGCGAACGCGCCGTTGCCGCCGAACTCGACAAGCTGACACGCCAGGTGGTCGATGCCGGTATCGCCAGTTGGGCCGGTGCCGAGGAAGGTAAACCGCGCCAATTGATCATCCGCGGCCGCGCCAATCTGCTTGAAGATGTCTCAGCGGTGGAGGATTTGGAGCGAATCCGACTGCTCTTTGAGGATCTGGACTCCAAAAAAGAGCTGGCCCGCCTCCTTTCAGCCGCCGAGACTGCCGATGGTGTGCGCATCTTTATCGGCTCGGAAAACAAGCTCTTTTCCTTGTCCGGTTCGTCGATGATCGTCGCGCCCTATCACGATGAGGCTGGGACGATTGTCGGCGCGGTCGGTGTGATCGGTCCAACGCGGCTTAACTATCAGCGCATCGTGCCGGTCGTCGATTACACCGCCAGCCTGGTCAGCAAGCTCGTCTCACCGGGTCGGTCCTAG
- the rph gene encoding ribonuclease PH, with translation MRPSNRANDQLRPVTLERGFARHAEGSCLVSFGNTKVLCAASVEDRVPGWMRGKGSGWVTAEYAMLPRSTHERMRREVTQGKQSGRTLEIQRLIARSLRAVVDLKAIGEVMITVDCDVIQADGGTRTASITGAWVALYDALKWMEGRSMLKGSALKDQVAAVSCGIYKGEPVLDLDYLEDSAAETDANFVLTGAGGMVEIQGTAEGAPFSEAELASMMSLAKKGIGELLALQDQTVGA, from the coding sequence ATGCGCCCATCCAATCGCGCCAATGATCAACTGCGTCCCGTCACCCTGGAACGGGGTTTTGCACGCCACGCTGAAGGCTCCTGCCTGGTTTCCTTCGGCAACACCAAAGTGCTGTGCGCGGCCAGTGTCGAGGACCGTGTGCCGGGCTGGATGCGCGGTAAGGGTTCGGGCTGGGTGACGGCGGAATATGCCATGCTGCCGCGCTCGACCCATGAACGCATGCGCCGGGAGGTCACACAGGGCAAGCAGTCCGGCCGGACACTGGAGATCCAACGGCTGATCGCCCGTTCGCTGCGCGCTGTGGTGGATCTAAAAGCCATCGGCGAGGTAATGATCACCGTCGATTGCGATGTCATCCAGGCCGATGGTGGCACCCGCACCGCCTCCATCACCGGCGCCTGGGTGGCGCTTTACGACGCGCTGAAATGGATGGAAGGCCGATCGATGCTGAAGGGCTCAGCCTTGAAAGACCAGGTCGCGGCCGTTTCCTGCGGCATCTACAAAGGCGAGCCTGTGCTTGATCTGGACTATTTAGAAGACTCAGCGGCAGAAACCGATGCCAATTTCGTGCTGACCGGCGCTGGCGGCATGGTAGAAATCCAGGGCACGGCGGAAGGCGCACCGTTCAGCGAAGCCGAACTGGCCTCGATGATGTCCCTTGCCAAAAAGGGCATTGGCGAACTTCTGGCGCTGCAGGACCAAACGGTGGGCGCCTGA
- the rdgB gene encoding RdgB/HAM1 family non-canonical purine NTP pyrophosphatase has product MQLKGFGERLLIASHNRGKIDELRALLEPIGLPVTSSADLELTDPEETGTTFEENALLKARAGHEATGLASLSDDSGLCIDALGGDPGIYTARWAGPEKDFSMAMRTVEEKLQAAGATSSDQRRAKFVAVLGLIRTDSSEETFRGEVEGTLVWPPRGDQGFGYDPIFQPDGFDITFGEMDADTKHGWVPGEQSGLSHRARAFEKLFNAIVSAGPA; this is encoded by the coding sequence ATGCAGCTGAAAGGCTTTGGCGAACGGCTGCTGATCGCAAGCCACAATCGCGGCAAGATCGACGAATTGCGGGCCCTGCTGGAGCCGATCGGCCTACCGGTTACGTCCTCGGCGGACCTTGAGCTCACCGACCCGGAAGAAACGGGAACGACGTTCGAGGAGAACGCGCTGCTTAAGGCGCGTGCCGGGCATGAAGCGACCGGTCTTGCCAGCCTGTCGGATGATTCCGGCCTTTGCATCGACGCGCTGGGCGGTGACCCTGGTATCTACACCGCGCGGTGGGCCGGGCCGGAGAAAGACTTCTCCATGGCCATGCGCACGGTCGAGGAAAAGCTCCAAGCCGCCGGCGCGACCTCTTCTGATCAGAGACGGGCAAAGTTCGTTGCCGTGCTTGGCCTCATCCGCACCGATAGCTCCGAAGAAACATTTCGTGGCGAGGTAGAGGGCACGCTGGTCTGGCCGCCAAGAGGCGACCAGGGCTTTGGCTATGACCCGATTTTTCAGCCGGATGGTTTCGACATCACGTTTGGTGAGATGGACGCCGATACCAAGCACGGCTGGGTTCCCGGGGAGCAATCCGGGCTGTCGCACCGAGCGCGGGCGTTTGAGAAACTGTTCAATGCCATCGTCAGCGCGGGTCCGGCGTGA
- a CDS encoding coproporphyrinogen III oxidase, whose protein sequence is MTADLRDHDFSPAASDADAGFGIYVHWPFCASKCPYCDFNSHVRKAAIDQPRFVKAFQAELVTMAARTPGRTVSSIFFGGGTPSLMEPATVSAILASIRDLWQVAPDAEITLEANPTSVEADRFQGFRKAGINRVSLGVQAMNDDDLQALGRTHSFADALRAVDIARDAFERISFDLIYARPGQSVSAWQDELGQALDFAADHLSLYQLTIEPGTQFEILHKAGRLQVPDPEIASDMFLTTQAMTTERGLSAYEISNHAAQDAVCQHNLVYWRYGEYVGIGPGAHGRLIDQASRYAQRVATSTERYPEKWLERVEANGHGLVADDPLTLEEMGDEYLVMGLRLREGISRARYEALSGRSFADKQIDLMVDQGFIETGDDRASLRATREGSFLLDAVVADLAA, encoded by the coding sequence GTGACAGCCGATCTTCGCGACCACGACTTTTCGCCTGCCGCGAGTGATGCGGATGCCGGATTCGGCATATACGTCCATTGGCCGTTCTGCGCCTCGAAGTGCCCCTATTGCGACTTCAACTCTCATGTGCGCAAGGCAGCCATCGATCAACCGCGCTTTGTGAAGGCCTTTCAAGCCGAACTTGTAACCATGGCGGCGCGTACGCCGGGGCGGACGGTTTCCAGTATCTTTTTTGGCGGCGGCACGCCCAGCCTGATGGAACCAGCGACGGTTAGCGCGATACTGGCCTCAATCCGCGATCTTTGGCAGGTTGCGCCGGACGCGGAGATCACGCTGGAGGCCAATCCAACCAGCGTGGAAGCGGATCGCTTCCAAGGTTTTCGCAAAGCCGGGATTAATAGGGTGTCGCTTGGTGTGCAGGCGATGAACGACGATGATCTTCAGGCACTCGGGCGAACGCACTCTTTCGCCGATGCCCTACGCGCGGTGGACATTGCGCGTGATGCTTTTGAGCGCATTTCCTTCGACCTAATCTATGCCCGTCCCGGCCAGAGCGTCTCGGCCTGGCAGGATGAGCTCGGCCAAGCGCTTGATTTCGCCGCTGATCATCTTTCGCTCTATCAACTGACCATCGAGCCGGGCACTCAGTTTGAAATCCTGCACAAGGCCGGGCGTTTGCAGGTTCCCGATCCGGAAATCGCCTCGGACATGTTTCTTACCACCCAAGCTATGACGACCGAGCGTGGATTATCGGCCTACGAGATTTCCAATCACGCCGCGCAGGACGCGGTCTGCCAACACAATTTGGTTTACTGGCGCTATGGCGAATATGTCGGGATTGGGCCAGGCGCCCATGGCCGTTTGATCGACCAAGCGAGCCGCTACGCCCAGCGTGTCGCGACCTCGACCGAGCGGTATCCGGAAAAGTGGCTGGAGCGTGTGGAAGCCAATGGACATGGGCTGGTCGCCGATGATCCACTGACCTTGGAAGAAATGGGTGATGAATATCTGGTGATGGGCTTGCGGCTGCGCGAAGGTATTTCCCGCGCTCGCTATGAGGCCCTGTCGGGACGCAGCTTTGCTGACAAGCAGATCGACCTGATGGTGGATCAGGGGTTCATTGAGACGGGTGATGACAGGGCAAGCCTGCGCGCGACACGCGAAGGTTCGTTTTTGCTCGATGCAGTCGTCGCCGATCTGGCGGCGTGA